ATCAATCCACGACTATTCCCTAAGACAAGCAAGAGAAAAAACGTTAGACGGTCTGTACTGACAAAGCACACAGTCATTTATTATGAGACATCGACCGATACGATTAAAATAGTGACGTTGTTCGACACAAGACAAGACCCCAAGAAATTAAAGATATAGGAAGCCACGGTGCCC
Above is a genomic segment from Melioribacteraceae bacterium containing:
- a CDS encoding type II toxin-antitoxin system RelE/ParE family toxin; its protein translation is MRSGYRIQWSDRAIFDLQNIIDYLLYKWTEKEVRNFVRKLDKRLELISINPRLFPKTSKRKNVRRSVLTKHTVIYYETSTDTIKIVTLFDTRQDPKKLKI